CTATCTCTACAAGGTCACGAATGATGGATTCAACATCTCTACCTACGTAACCGACTTCTGTAAACTTTGTAGCCTCAACCTTTATAAACGGCGCCTTTACTAACTTGGCAAGTCTCCTTGCAATTTCGGTCTTACCAACGCCTGTAGGTCCTATCATTATGATGTTTTTCGGTGCAACCTCTTCCCTCATCTCTGGCGGCAACTTCTGACGGCGCCACCTGTTTCTTAACGCTATAGCAACAGCTTTTTTGGCTTCTTTCTGACCGACTATGTATTTATCAAGCTCATTAACTATCTCCGCCGGCGTCATGAAAGATTCTTCCTTCTTTTCCTCGGCGCTCTCCTTGCCGCCAAAAAACTTTTCAAACATCTTTCCTCCTTAAAGTTCTTCAATGACAATGTTCGTATTGGTGTAGATGCAGATTTTGCCGGCGATGTGGAGGGATTTTTCAACGATTTCTCTCGCAGAAAGGTCTGTATTTTCGTAAAGGGCTGTCGCCGCCGCCTGAGCGTAAGCACCCCCGGAACCGATAGCCATAACAGGAATATCAGGCTCTATAACGTCACCGTTTCCCGAGATAAGCAAAATTTTCGTAGTATCAGCAACCAAAAGCATCGCCTCTAAACGCCTCAAAACTCTGTCAGTTCTCCAATCCTTTGCAAGCTCAACAGCAGATTTCAAAAGGTTACCGCTGTAAGTTTGAAGCTTATCCTCAAACCTCTCAAGGAGGGCAAAAGCATCAGCAACAGAACCGGCAAACCCAGCTAAAACTCT
This region of Desulfurobacterium pacificum genomic DNA includes:
- the hslV gene encoding ATP-dependent protease subunit HslV, yielding MDFHATTICAALRNGKVAMAGDGQVTLGNTVFKNGARKVRKIYGGRVLAGFAGSVADAFALLERFEDKLQTYSGNLLKSAVELAKDWRTDRVLRRLEAMLLVADTTKILLISGNGDVIEPDIPVMAIGSGGAYAQAAATALYENTDLSAREIVEKSLHIAGKICIYTNTNIVIEEL